Proteins from a genomic interval of Bacillus sp. 2205SS5-2:
- a CDS encoding DoxX family protein: protein MSNKTEIGLLLARVVLGAIMLTHGIDKFMNMDMVVGMFTDMFELPAFLAYVTAIIEVVAGISLILGLFVEISAALLGLVMMGAMVTVKFQLGFFGNGQMAGWELDLALLGLAFVLTFGGSRLFALSSIIGKDSSAVDHRVA, encoded by the coding sequence AAACAGAAATAGGGTTATTACTAGCACGAGTTGTGTTAGGGGCAATTATGCTCACGCATGGAATTGATAAGTTTATGAACATGGATATGGTAGTGGGGATGTTTACAGATATGTTTGAATTACCGGCATTTTTAGCGTATGTTACTGCTATTATTGAAGTCGTAGCTGGTATTTCCTTAATATTAGGATTATTTGTCGAAATCTCTGCTGCCTTGCTTGGTTTAGTTATGATGGGGGCAATGGTAACAGTCAAATTCCAATTAGGATTTTTCGGAAATGGACAAATGGCAGGATGGGAACTTGATTTAGCTCTATTAGGTTTAGCATTTGTGTTAACATTTGGAGGCAGTCGACTATTCGCATTATCTTCAATCATTGGCAAAGACTCAAGTGCTGTGGATCATCGAGTGGCATAA